From the genome of Arthrobacter alpinus, one region includes:
- a CDS encoding SDR family NAD(P)-dependent oxidoreductase, whose translation MDARTIVITGASSGIGEAAARTLAQTGDTIVVVGRSAKRTQAVAGEIGAEHFVANFERLDEVRELAGALRERYGRIDVLANNAGGIMGRRELTVDGFEKTLQVNHLAPFLLTKLLADILVASDARVINTSSVAHKLFGKLDIEDLNVGKKYSANRAYGNAKLANILFTKELHRRFSGTGLTTAAFHPGGVATNFSAGSTSLMRFAYGSGMRQYMLTPAQGAQTLVWLAIGQPGLDWESGEYYAKQKIARTSKQAHNTRLAADLWARSESMVGPWLGTSSPTG comes from the coding sequence ATGGATGCACGCACGATTGTCATCACGGGGGCCAGCAGCGGAATCGGCGAGGCCGCGGCTCGTACTTTGGCCCAGACAGGGGATACGATCGTCGTGGTTGGCCGCTCTGCGAAACGAACCCAGGCTGTTGCCGGGGAAATCGGTGCAGAGCATTTCGTGGCCAACTTTGAACGATTGGACGAGGTGCGAGAGCTCGCCGGAGCCTTGCGGGAACGGTACGGGCGGATCGACGTACTGGCCAACAACGCCGGCGGAATCATGGGGCGGCGTGAGCTGACCGTGGATGGGTTTGAGAAGACGCTACAAGTGAACCATCTGGCACCTTTCCTGCTCACAAAACTGCTGGCCGATATCCTCGTTGCCAGCGACGCCCGAGTCATCAACACTTCCAGTGTCGCCCATAAGCTATTCGGAAAACTGGATATCGAGGATTTGAACGTAGGCAAGAAATACTCCGCCAACAGGGCCTACGGGAATGCGAAGTTGGCCAACATCTTGTTCACCAAGGAACTTCACAGACGATTCAGCGGCACCGGATTGACGACGGCGGCCTTCCACCCGGGCGGGGTGGCCACCAACTTCTCCGCAGGGTCAACGAGTCTCATGCGCTTCGCCTATGGCAGCGGAATGCGGCAGTACATGTTGACACCGGCGCAGGGTGCGCAGACCTTGGTATGGCTGGCTATTGGGCAGCCTGGACTGGATTGGGAATCCGGGGAGTACTATGCAAAACAGAAGATTGCGCGGACAAGCAAACAGGCGCATAACACCCGCCTGGCCGCAGACCTTTGGGCGCGCAGCGAAAGCATGGTGGGGCCTTGGCTCGGGACTTCGTCACCTACTGGATAG